In the genome of Zobellia nedashkovskayae, the window CTTCAGCATGAATCCTCAGCTTACAAGTCAGGCACCAGGTATGCTAAAAGCAGCTTTTATCACCAAAGTATATGAAAATGGAGGTGATTTTAGTACGGACGTGTTTTCAAAAACATATTCGCCCTATGACACTTATGTTGGATTGACCATACCTAAAGGTGATAAAAATAGGGGGATGCTTTTAACGGACACACCCCATAATTTTGATGTGGTTACCGTAGATGAAAAAGGTAATCCCAAGGCTGCAAAAAATTTAAATGTAACCATCCATAAAGTAAGTTGGAGATGGTGGTGGGATACTTCTGCTGATAATTTGTCTAATTATAGCAGTAGTCAGTATCACGAGAAGGTATTTGAAAAGGTAATCAGTACAAATGCCAGTGGTAAGGCTAATTTTAAATTTGAATTAAAGTATCCTGAATGGGGGCGTTATTTAGTGCGTGTGGAAGACTCTAACGGAGGTCATTCAACTGCAAAAACTATGTATATAGATTGGCCGGGCTGGGCAGGGAAATCTCGTAAAACGGATCCGTCGGCTGCTACTATGTTGGTGTTTTCTACAGATAAGGAAACCTATAATGTTGGTGAAACAGCTACAGTGACTTTCCCTAGTTCTGAAGGGAGTCGTGCTTTGGTTACCATAGAGAACGGTACGGAGGTTTTAAAAAGTCTTTGGATAGATACGGCAAAAGATGAAACGAAATTTGAATTAGCTATGAGCGAGCTTTATGCGCCCAATGTGTTTATTCATATTTCTTTGTTGCAGCCTCATGCCAGTACTTTGAACGATAATCCAATTAGATTATATGGTGTTGTGCCGGTTTCGGTAGAGAACCCAGCTACGAAAATTGAGCCTATTATTACAATGCCCGAAATATTACAACCCGAAGAGACCATAACGGTTAAGGTTGGTGAGAAGAACAAAAAGGCAATGACATATAGCATTACAATAGTAGACGAAGGTTTATTAGACTTAACACGTTTTGTAACCCCAGACCCATGGGATATTTTCTATGCTCACGAAGCGCTTGGTGTAAAAACTTGGGATGTGTTTGATGATGTTATTGGAGCTTTTGGTGGCAAGGTAAATCAAGTATTTGCTATTGGTGGTGATGGAGAGCTCGCAGGAGCAAAAAATAAAAAGGCCAACCGTTTTGAACCTATGGTAGTTCATTTAGGTCCTTTTAGTTTAAAAGAAGGGGAAACCAAATCACATAAGATTAAGATACCTAAATATATTGGTTCCGTGCGGACCATGGTGGTAGCGGGCAATTCTCAAACTGAAGCTTATGGAATGGCAGAAAAGACCACTCCGGTACGTAAACCTTTGATGGTGTTGGCTTCGTTACCTAGAAAAATCACACCTGGTGAAAAAGTGACCCTTCCAGTCACTGTATTTGCTATGGAAAAGAAAATAAAAAATGTTACTTTAAAATTGAAGTCGGACCCATCGTTTACTATTTCCGGGGATGTTACTCAAGTGGTTACTTTTGACCAGCCTGATGAAAAAATGGCGTATTTTAAATTGAAAGTGGCTGATTTTAAAGGGATAGGAAAAGTCATTGTTGAAGCTTCTGGTAATGGAGAAACAGCTTTTTTTGAAATTCCTATTGATGTGGTAAATCCTAATCCGGTTACGTCAGAAATGCAAAAGGTAATCTTGGAGCCTAATTCTTCACAGACCATAAACTTAGAAACTTTCGGGATTTCAGGAAGCAATTCCGCAGAAATTGAGCTGTCTACTTTGCCGCCAATGAATTTTAATGGTCGCATGCAAAACCTGATTCGCTACCCTCACGGGTGTTTAGAACAAACTACATCCGCAGCATTTCCGCAGTTATATCTTTCGGATATTTTTGACTTGGACGGGAATAGGAAGAAAAGTATTCAGCAGAATGTGGTACGTGCTATTAAATTTTTAGGCGGTTATCAAAATGCTACAGGAGGATTTTCATATTGGCCGGGCCAAAACTATTCTAATGATTGGGGTACTTCGTATGCCGGACATTTCTTGATAGAGGCAGAGAAGAAAGGGTATGTGCTGCCAATTGGGTTTAAGTCAAGTTGGTTAAAGTACCAGCAGAATAGTGCAAAACAATGGCGTTCGGATAACGATAGCTCAGATTTAGCACAGGCATATCGTTTATATACGCTGGCTTTATCCGGAAATGCAGATGTGTCTAGTATGAACCGGTTGAGAGAAAGCAACGGCTTGTCCAATGAAGCGAAATTCCGTTTAGCTGTTTGCTATGCATTAATTGGTCAAAACAATGTGGCCAAGGATGTTCTGAGCATGGCAAAACTTGATTTTGAAAACTCCAAGTACGATTATCATACGTACGGGTCATCGGATAGAAATAGGGCTATGGCTTTAGAAACCTACGTTTTAGGTAAGGATAAGGGCAAAGCTCAGGATTTAGCGAAAACTATTGCCGAACGCATTTCTGAATCTAGGTGGTTGAGCACCCAGACTACGGCATATAGTTTAATTGCAATGGCCAAATTTGCCAATTTAGTGGGAGGTAAGGGTATAAAAGCAGTAGTAACCGTAAATGGCCATTCTAAAAATGTGGTAACACCAAAGACTCTGGCAACACGGGAGCTCTCAATAAAAAAGGGTGCCAATACTATGGAGTTGAAAAATGATGAAGCTAGTACTTTGTTTGTTACCATCGTAAATCAAGGAATTTTACCGGTAGGAGAAGAGAAAGTAATACAGCGAAATTTGGTTGCAAAAATAGGATTTAAAGGTCGCAATGGGTCTCAGTTAGATGTTACGCAAATGACACAGGGTACAGATTTCGTTGCTGAGGTTACTTTAACCAATACCACTAGCAAAGAAATTAAGGATATAGCTCTCACCGAGATTTTTCCAAGTGGGTGGGAAATTGTAAACACTCGTTTTACGGACTTTGGAGAATTTGCAGACAATAAGGTTACGTATACAGATATTCGCGATGACCGAAGTAATTTTTATTTTGACATGAAGAAGAACGAAAGTAAAACGCTTAGAGTGCTAATGAATGCATCTTATTTAGGGCGTTATTATTTACCTGGTGTTCAAGCAGAGGCCATGTATGATAATGAATATATGGTGCGTACCAAAGGCCAATGGGTAGAGGTAGTTCAATAAAATATTGTTGATATCTAAAAAAAAAAGACCCTTATAAAGGGTCTTTTTTGAGTTTTAAAATATGTGATATTCTTTTATTCTTTTTTATATTTTTCATGGTATTCGCCGTTACCTTCATCAAAGGTAAGCGTTAGAACATCTCCGGAAATTTTATATTTTGCAACGGTTACGTCTGATCTTCCCTCAGTTCCATAGTCTAATTGAACTTTTCCGTCAAATAGATATGACCACGTACCAGAATCATGAATCCCTTCTATACAATCGCCGCTTGCACTATCCGTGGTATGAAATTCGTAATCAAAAATGTTTCCATCTTTAAAGCGCATAATGTTCATGCTTTGGCATTCGTCGGCCGGTTCTTCAACTTCGTTAACAACGTATGCAGTGAGGAGCCATGTACCTAATAAATCACCGTCACCACCGGAGTCATCTTGTTTACACGAGGTGAAAGTACAGCCTATGGCTAAGATTAATAAAAGTATTGGTTTTTTCATTTTTATCTGATTTGGTGAACTATCAAAACGTTTTTGCATTTTGGAAATTACATAAAAAGACATGTTTTAGAGCAAATGCAGCTTTTAAGGGTGAAGTTTATAGTTCAATAAGTTCTTTATGCGATATTTTATAAGCCGCCAAAGATAACTTTTTCTATTTGATGCTAAAAAATAAAAATATGGGTTCCCGGTTCGTAAGTCTCCAGGGATTATTGTGTAGTTGAATTTGTTCTTCCAAGCAACGTAATTGAAACTTAGTTGGTCACGAAGGCTTTGTGTAGAGACAAAAGCCCACCAATCTTCCATAACTTTTATAACCTGTGGGTCATTATGTTTTCTAATAAGAACTGCAGCGAATATGAGTCCGTTTTCGGTGGGATACCCTTCGGATTTAAAAAATTGTATTTGCTTTTCCATTATATCGGGCTTGTCTTTGTAAGCTCCCCGTTGCTTGCCTAATTCAAGTAGAGCCTGATGCTCTTCATATACACAGTTCCGGGCATCATCACATTGATTGTGGTCAAAAACCCCCATTTGAAAATCACCCAAACTTGACACTAATTTTTTTATATCACCTATAACTAGATAATTGCTATCAATATAAATGCTAGTATCGTAATCATTAAAATAAAGATGTGGTAATAACTTTGGGTGGCGAGACCTTAGACGTTCTTTGTCCTTTATGTCATCTTTTACCAAAATTGGTTTCCACGGTTTACAGACTTTTTTAGGGTCATCCGTAAAAGCAAAAAAGTCTACACCTTCAATGCTTTTTTGCGGAACAAAGCCGAAGTCGGGTCCAAGGGCTATAGTATAAATGACAAGCTTACGCATGTATATTTTTAGATTATTTGGTCAAAGTTCGTTAACAATTTTGAAAAAGTAGCTATAACATCAAAATACATTGTTCAATACCCTGTAATGTATTTAGAGTACTTGGGTACGATTCTTTTAACCAAGATAGCCAATACTATACTACAAACCATGAGGGCAGCCCATACCATGAAATATGTTGCCCATGGATATGGGACTAGAATATGAAATTTGACTTTTAAGACGGTGAATAATTGCAATACGTAACCATGAAGAAAATATATGGCAAAACTTGTTGAGGCCAGTAGGCTCAGTAATTTATTCTTAGTGTTTTCAAAACGATGTAAGAATAACATAAAGAAAATACAAAGTATTGATTTTTGAAGCAGTATTAAATCAATTCCGTCATATTCAAAAGCACGCTTTTGATAGTTATCGTACCTGCCGAGTGAAGCCTGTAGCGAGGCAATGCAGAGAACAATTGCTAATAGTACAAACTCTTTGTTTTTTAGTGCTTTGTAAATAATGGTTTTGTTTTTTGAACAAAGAATACCCAACAGAAAAATTGGCGTAAAATATACTACGGACTGAATTACATTAAGTTCGTCTACCGGTCTATGTATGAAAAGTGCGATAACAAATAGTAATAAAAGATTAATGAATTGATATATCGGCTTTAATTCTATGAACTTAACATGAATAGGATACAGTAGAAATAAACAAATAGCAAAAGTTATGTACCAGTATGCTACCAGATGAGCTCCAGTAAAGTAATACAGAAATATAGGAGCGATGTACTCGTTGATCACTCCTTCTTCATTCAAGGTAAAATATTGATTCCAGAAGTGGGGCTCTAACTGCATTTTAAGGCAGATTGGTATTATTGATAAAATGGTATAGGGAATTAAAAGCCGCTTTACTTTACTCTTAAAAAAATGATGTGTTTTTTGCTTCATATAAAAAACATGATGAAACAAAAAGCCCGAAATAAAAACAAAATTAATGGTACTGCCTGCGGTAAGATTTGCAAATACGGCTTCGGGAAAAGTGTTTATTTTTAGCTCCGAAATAGTATAGCAATGTGCTGAGACAATAAGTAATATGGCAATCCCCCTGTAGGTATTAATTGAATTTAAGTACATAGAAAGTTTGATTATGGGGGAATCAAATTACTACTATCAATCTATTTTAGATGACTAGGCTTTCGGCATTATCAGTCTCTTTTTTAATTTCAATATGAGAATCCTCCTTTAAAACCTTTGAGAATATAAATGCTCCAATCTCTTTAATAGGACCATAAAGTACGGATTCTTTCATAGTTTCATCTTTAACAACATCAGCAGAGTCGTTTATGCGTTCAAAGAAAATGAGTAGTGCGCCTAAAATTACAGCAACCTTGAGGGCGCCAAAAATACCACCTGCAAGTTTATTGAGTAAGCCAAGCATGGCAAAATTGGCTATTTTAGTTAAAAACCGTCCTGCTAGTTGTACAGCAAGAACAATGACAACAAACGTTATAACAAAGGCAGCAATATTAATATATCGTTCGTTCCATTCCATATTTTCTGAAAGGTAATTGCCTGCATAATATGAAAAATGAATAGCCCCATAGATCCCGGCAATTAAGGCAACAATGGAAGCAAGCTCTACGAAAAGTCCGTTTTTTAAACCTTTCCAAAGTCCGTATAAAAGAAGTAATCCTAAAATAATATCTAAGAAGCTCATGGCAAATGTGTTTACGCAAAAGTAGTATTTTGATTTGTACCTTTGCGACTTATATCCATTCAACGGATAAATGCAAAAAGATTAATGGCAAGAGACGAAGAGTTAAAAGAAAGATGGAATGTGTTAGTGGAGAAATTATCTGCCCAATTTGCAGATGGAGATACTTTGGAGCTTGACGCAATTATATATTTGGTAGGGATTCAGGAATTGGGCCAATACCATAAAAAATACAAAAAGGACGATAAATTAGACTTAATGCATATTGCTATTTGTCGTTTATTGGAGCCTTATGGGTATTATGAGTTTGAGTTTTTTGATGAAGAAGGTTGGCCTCATTATATTACTAAGGAAGAATTACCTGCATTGAAGGCAGGTGAGCAATCCGTTTTAATGAAAGAAGCCATTGTAGGTTATTTCGTAGAACGAGAATATATCTAATTTTTCTAAAAGTCAATTTTGGAACTTGTAACCATTCAAAATGAAAAACAAACTTCCATATTATGCAGTAATTTTCACCTCTCTACTTACGGAGGAAGATAAAGGCTATGCGGAAATGGCCGACCAAATGGAAAACTTGGCCAAATCACAGCCCGGTTATCTGGGTATTGAGAGTGCTCGGGAGCAAGTGGGTATAACCGTAAGTTATTGGGAAAGCATGGAGTCTATAGCCAATTGGAAGGCTAATACAGATCATCTTTTCGCACAGCAAAAGGGAATTAAAGATTGGTATTCATGGTATAAGGTGCGCATTTGTGCTGTAGAGCGGGAGTATGATTTTACAAAATGAAAAAAGTTGGCTCATTTGGTAGAAGGCATCCAAAGAAGCTAGTTTTATTGGCGGTTTTGCTTATTGCGTATTATTTCTGCCTTCCCAAGATTTTATTCAAATCTCCGACGGCTACTGTAGTAGAAAGTAAGCAAGGCACTTTATTGGGGGCTATGATTGCCAATGATGGCCAGTGGCGGTTTTCTGAAGTGGATAGTGTTCCGTATAAGTTTAAGGCCTGTATTCTTCAATTTGAGGACGCCCATTTCTATAAGCATCCTGGTTTTAACCCAGTTGCTATAGTCAAGGCTGTAGGGGCCAATATATCTGCAGGTAGAACGGTTAGGGGTGGTAGTACCCTCACACAACAAGTAATCAGACTGGCAAGAAACGGGAAAAGTCGTTCTTATTTTGAGAAGTTTGTTGAATTGATATGGGCTACTCGGCTAGAATTAAATGGATCTAAAGAAGATATTCTTAAGCTTTATGCTAGTCATGCTCCTTTTGGAGGAAATGTAGTTGGTATTGATGTTGCTTCATGGCGTTATTTTGGGTTGCGGCCGCATCAGTTATCTTGGGCGGAATCTGCTACATTGGCGGTGTTGCCAAATGCACCAAGTCTTATTTACCCCGGTAAAAACCAGACAAAACTTCTAGCTAAACGCAACCGTCTGTTAAAGAAGCTTTTTGAAAAGCAGGTCATAGACCAAACAACTTATAAGCTTTCCTTATTAGAAGAGCTGCCACAGAAACCCTATCCTCTGCCCAAAATAGCTTCGCATTTAGTGCAGTATTTAGCTAAAAAGAACAAGGGTGAACGCATCAAAACAACTGTAGATGAGAATTTACAACGCAATGTAAATGCCATAGTGCAAAAACATTATCAAAACCTGAAACAAAATCAAGTTCACAATGCCGCCGTTTTGGTGCTTGATGTACATACGCGAGAGGTGTTGTCCTATGTAGGCAATACAGCTACAACAAAAGAGCATCAGAAAGATGTGGACATGGTTCAAGCCAATAGAAGCACGGGAAGTATCATTAAACCGTTGCTTTATGCGGCAATGTTAGATGCGGGTGAATTATTGCCGGATATGTTGGTGGCCGATGTCCCAACTCAGATAGCAGGCTATACACCTGAAAATTTTAATGAAAGCTACAGTGGTGCCGTAGAAGCAAAAAAAGCTTTGGCGCGTTCATTGAACATTCCTGCGGTTCGTTTGTTGCAACAATACGGACTAGAAAAATTTCGAGATCAATTGAATGTTTTTAAACTAGGTGGTATTAATAAACCTGCCAATCATTACGGACTTACTCTAATCTTGGGCGGTGCGGAAAGTAATTTATGGGATCTTTGTAAAACCTATGCGAACTTGGCTTCTACGCTGAATCATTTCAATACAAGTTCTAGTGAATATTTTAAAAATGAGTTCACGGATTTGATTTTAAAAACAAACCAGACGGTCGATTTTGGAAAATTATCGACTGAAAAAACTGTTTTTGATGCAGGTAGCATTTACCTCACATTCCAGGCTATGAAGGAGGTAAACAGACCAGAAGGCGATGAATCTTGGCAGTTCTTCGATAGCAGTAAAGAGATTGCTTGGAAAACTGGAACTAGTTTTGGGAATAAAGATGCATGGGCTATTGGAGTAACTACAGACCATGTAGTCGGTATTTGGATAGGGAACGCAGATGGAGAGGGAAGACCAAATGTGACTGGAGTAACGTCTGCTGCACCACTTTTATTTGATGTTTTTGATGTGCTTCCAAGGAGTAAATGGTTTCAAAAACCGTTGGATGAGTTTACGGATATAGAGGTGTGTGCCCAAAGTGGATATCTGGCCACTGATATTTGCCCAACTAAGACAATATCTATTCCTAATAAACAAAATTATGTTACGGAATGTAGATATCATCAGATGGTTTATTTGGACCAGGCAAAACAATTTAGAGTTAATTCTTCTTGTGCCGAATTGGCTTCCGAGGTGTCCGAATCTTGGTTTATCCTGCCTCCTTTAATGCAATTTTATTATCGACCTAAACACCCATCATATAAAGTACTACCACCTTTTAAAAAAGGATGTAGCAATAATAGTGCATCTCCTATGGATTTTATATATCCTAAAAACGGAAGTAGCATTACGCTAACAAAAGATTTTAATGGTAAAACAAATGAGCTCATCTTAAAATTGGCTCATGCTAAGCCCGAGACGGAAGTTTATTGGTACATAGATGAAACATTTGTGGGCCAGACTCGGAACTTTCATGAAATGGCAGTACTTCCCTCAAAAGGTAATCATAGAGTAATGGTTTTGGATGCATATGGGAATGAGATTGCTGTATCAATATCGATTCAATAAAATTTGCCCTTTTCCTCTGTGAATTATTGCTTATATTTATCTATATTTGCTGTGCTACACTATGCTACTTTGTGTGGAATTCTAGCTTTAAACATTTATCATATGAAATACATAATATCGTTAGACCAAGGTACTACTAGTTCTCGTGCACTGCTTGTGGACCAAGATGGTAAGATTCAAGGCATGGTTCAAAAGGAGTTTAGGCAAATTTTCCCTAAATCAGGTTGGGTAGAACATGATCCAAAAGAAATTCTTGAATCTCAAATAGGAGTTTTAAACGAATTGCTGAAAAAAGAGAAGGTAGATGTTAATGATATTCAGGCTATAGGGATTACCAACCAAAGGGAAACCACAATGGTCTGGGACAAAACTACCGGTGAGCCAGTTTACAATGCTATTGTTTGGCAAGATAAGCGTACGGCAGATATTTGTGAACATTTAAAAAAGAGTGGATTATCAGATCACGTCGGACAGACGACCGGACTTGTAATTGATTCCTATTTTTCTGGAACCAAAGTAAAGTGGATTTTGGATAATGTGGAAGGTGCACGTGCAAAGGCTGAAAATGGGGATTTGCTAATGGGTACCGTAGATACCTGGTTGGTATGGAACATGACTAATGGTGCAAGCCATGTTACTGATTATACGAATGCATCACGTACCATGATTTACGATATCGTAAACCTAAAGTGGGATGATAAAATGTTGAAAGCATTGGGAATTCCTAAATTAATGTTGCCAGAGGTTAAACCATCCGCGCATCACTTTGGCGATTATGTAATAGACGGAAAGAAAATTCCAATTGCCGGGATAGCGGGAGACCAACAAGCTGCACTTTTTGGTCAAGGTTGTTTTAAAAAGGGTACAGCAAAGAATACATACGGTACAGGTTGTTTTATGTTGATGAATACGGGTGAAAAACCTCAATTTTCCAAAAACGGTCTTCTTACCACCATTGCTTACGGATTGGATGGTAAAGTGAACTACGCACTTGAAGGAAGTATATTTATTGCAGGAGCTGCTATCCAGTGGCTTCGTGATGGATTGGAATTGATTACTGACGCAAAGGAAACCGAAGCTTTGGCAGATTCTGTTGAAGGCGAAAACCCAGTTTATGTGGTTCCCGCTTTTGCAGGTTTGGGAGCACCCTATTGGGATATGTATGCCAGAGGAGCGGTATTTGGATTGACAAGAGATACAGGCAAAGCGCATTTGGCGAAAGCTACATTAGAATCATTGGCTTACCAGACAAAAGATATTTTAAAAGCGATGGAAGATGATTCTGGAATTCAGTTGAAACACCTTCGTGTAGATGGTGGGGCATGCGCAAACAACCATTTAATGCAGTTTCAGGCAGATATATTAGATTCCGAGGTGCACCGTCCAGAAGTAATAGAGTCTACAGCTATGGGTGCCGCGTTTTTGGCAGGTATTCAAGTGGGGTTATGGAAACAAGAAGATGTTGATCAAAATAGACCAATGAACAGAATCTTTAAGCCTACCTTTGACCGCGTAAAACGAAAACGTCTGTACAAAAAATGGAAGCAGGCTGTTGAGCGTACCAAAGGATGGGATGACAAATAAGCAATAGTAAAAAACTGTACATAGAAAGACATAATAAGCTATGAAAAATATAAGGTTTTCTAATTTAGATAGAGCAAAAACAATCCAGGAATTAACCAACGACACCTACGATTTGGTTGTTATTGGTGGAGGTATTACAGGGGGTGGAATTGCACTTGATGCAGCTTCTAGGGGATTAAAGGTTGCTTTGGTTGAAAAAGGCGATTTTGCATCGGGTACTAGTAGTAAATCTACCAAGTTAATTCACGGTGGATTACGATATTTAAAGCAATTCGATTTTTGGTTGGTGAAAGAGGTTGGTTCTGAACGAGCAATTGTTCATAAACTAGCGCCACACTTGGTATTGCCAGAAAAAATGTTGTTACCACTTATAGAAAATGGTTCTTATGGAAAATGGTTAACATCCATTGGTTTGAAGGTCTATGATATATTGGCTCAGGTAACTGGTGAGGATAAGCGTAAGATGTTAGAGAAGAAGGAGGCAATGAAACTAGAGCCCTTACTTCCCAAGAAAATAGTAAAAGGTGCCGGTTATTATGCGGAGTACCGTACGGATGATGCGCGTTTGACCATTGAGAATATTAAGTCAAGTTTATTGTTTGGGGCTCAGGCCTTGAATTACGCTTCTGTAGAAGACTTTATCTATGCAGATGACAAAGTAGCCGGTGTAAAGGTAAAAGATGGTGTGAGCGGTGCTACTTTTAGCATTAAGTCTAAATATGTCATTAGCGCAGCTGGCCCATGGGTAGATGAGCTTAGAAGTACCAATAATTCTAAAAAAGGAAAGCAGTTGCACTTAACCAAAGGGGTGCATTTAGTATTTCCAAAGAAAAAATTACCTATAAAACAATCGGTATATTTTGATGTTCCGGATGGTAGGATGATGTTTGCCATTCCACGTGGTAAGGTAACATATGTGGGTACTACAGACACCAATTTTAATAAGGATAAAGATAATGTTCGTACAGATTTAGCCGATGCTATCTATCTGATTTCTGCAGTAAACAATATGTTCCCAAGTATAAACCTAGAAATGGAAGATATCGTTTCGTCATGGGCTGGTTTGCGACCGTTAATTCACGAAGAAGGAAAATCTGCATCTGAACTTTCTAGAAAGGATGAAATTTTTACTTCGGATACTGGTTTAATCAGTATTGCAGGAGGAAAACTTACGGGTTACCGTAAAATGGCTGAGCGTGTAGTAGATCGTATAGCCAAGAAAATGCATGAAGAAGATGGCACTGAATTGAAGGAGTGCTTTACCGAAAAAATATTCTTATGTGGTAATGTTGATTTCAAGAAATTTAAACATGTTGAAAAGTACATCGCTGAAATTTATGGCCGTATGAAACCAGAAGGTTTTACCAA includes:
- a CDS encoding CvpA family protein; this translates as MSFLDIILGLLLLYGLWKGLKNGLFVELASIVALIAGIYGAIHFSYYAGNYLSENMEWNERYINIAAFVITFVVIVLAVQLAGRFLTKIANFAMLGLLNKLAGGIFGALKVAVILGALLIFFERINDSADVVKDETMKESVLYGPIKEIGAFIFSKVLKEDSHIEIKKETDNAESLVI
- a CDS encoding acyltransferase family protein, with amino-acid sequence MYLNSINTYRGIAILLIVSAHCYTISELKINTFPEAVFANLTAGSTINFVFISGFLFHHVFYMKQKTHHFFKSKVKRLLIPYTILSIIPICLKMQLEPHFWNQYFTLNEEGVINEYIAPIFLYYFTGAHLVAYWYITFAICLFLLYPIHVKFIELKPIYQFINLLLLFVIALFIHRPVDELNVIQSVVYFTPIFLLGILCSKNKTIIYKALKNKEFVLLAIVLCIASLQASLGRYDNYQKRAFEYDGIDLILLQKSILCIFFMLFLHRFENTKNKLLSLLASTSFAIYFLHGYVLQLFTVLKVKFHILVPYPWATYFMVWAALMVCSIVLAILVKRIVPKYSKYITGY
- a CDS encoding antibiotic biosynthesis monooxygenase family protein, whose amino-acid sequence is MKNKLPYYAVIFTSLLTEEDKGYAEMADQMENLAKSQPGYLGIESAREQVGITVSYWESMESIANWKANTDHLFAQQKGIKDWYSWYKVRICAVEREYDFTK
- a CDS encoding lipocalin-like domain-containing protein; amino-acid sequence: MKKPILLLILAIGCTFTSCKQDDSGGDGDLLGTWLLTAYVVNEVEEPADECQSMNIMRFKDGNIFDYEFHTTDSASGDCIEGIHDSGTWSYLFDGKVQLDYGTEGRSDVTVAKYKISGDVLTLTFDEGNGEYHEKYKKE
- a CDS encoding alpha-2-macroglobulin family protein gives rise to the protein MKVNSLFRFLLLFVFFTACTSKKEDVSQQEDNLNRFQDYVGQVSHGIISAQSSVRVVLNTPVEEWNAGDELNEDFFNVSPKVEGKVVALDNRTIAFVPLNGFEQNTEYQFTLNLNDIISDLPGDLGALNFSVKTLEQQFNIYTNAPQSYSKEYQYITGQLRMADVFPLKKSEQLVSATQNGKPIQIKFDAGTEKGTQFSFRIDSIQRYYEDSKLEVSWSGKQFDIESGGSESITIPGKNNFTVLDASVETGESAVVTINFSDPLKKGQNFKGLVVLEQDDNVKYAVDGNTLKVYPSKDIEGTVALEVYEGIESTDGNKLKTKFTDRIAFEKLKPQVRFLSNGTILPSSNNLKVNFEAVSLASVKVSVFKIYENNILQFLQNSNLNGQGDLRAVARPIARKKITLDNLSGSNGKWVAHALDLKTFITPDVGAIYRVELDFGPEDSAYGCENSNFESVAEDEEDFDEENESSSWDNVENYYYDDYYYDYNWNERENPCDKSYYYNKKVGMNVLASDLGVTVKKGINKSYFVAVTDILNTKPVAGAKVTFFNYQQQSLGHVVTDTEGISMFDSGKPAYFAVAESNGQKTYVKLNDGNALSVSKFKVSGVELQKGLKGFIFGERGVWRPGDEIFLSFMLNDNAHKLPENHPVKLELLDPYNKVVQREVRTNGLNNFYQFNLKTDENAPTGNWSAKISVGGATFIKSLKIETIKPNRLKIKTEFDDEILNATKPITGKMEVKWLHGAIAKNLKADITAKFNASNTTFSKFPGYVFDDPTRNFSVEDQVVFDGKVDAEGKTRFSMNPQLTSQAPGMLKAAFITKVYENGGDFSTDVFSKTYSPYDTYVGLTIPKGDKNRGMLLTDTPHNFDVVTVDEKGNPKAAKNLNVTIHKVSWRWWWDTSADNLSNYSSSQYHEKVFEKVISTNASGKANFKFELKYPEWGRYLVRVEDSNGGHSTAKTMYIDWPGWAGKSRKTDPSAATMLVFSTDKETYNVGETATVTFPSSEGSRALVTIENGTEVLKSLWIDTAKDETKFELAMSELYAPNVFIHISLLQPHASTLNDNPIRLYGVVPVSVENPATKIEPIITMPEILQPEETITVKVGEKNKKAMTYSITIVDEGLLDLTRFVTPDPWDIFYAHEALGVKTWDVFDDVIGAFGGKVNQVFAIGGDGELAGAKNKKANRFEPMVVHLGPFSLKEGETKSHKIKIPKYIGSVRTMVVAGNSQTEAYGMAEKTTPVRKPLMVLASLPRKITPGEKVTLPVTVFAMEKKIKNVTLKLKSDPSFTISGDVTQVVTFDQPDEKMAYFKLKVADFKGIGKVIVEASGNGETAFFEIPIDVVNPNPVTSEMQKVILEPNSSQTINLETFGISGSNSAEIELSTLPPMNFNGRMQNLIRYPHGCLEQTTSAAFPQLYLSDIFDLDGNRKKSIQQNVVRAIKFLGGYQNATGGFSYWPGQNYSNDWGTSYAGHFLIEAEKKGYVLPIGFKSSWLKYQQNSAKQWRSDNDSSDLAQAYRLYTLALSGNADVSSMNRLRESNGLSNEAKFRLAVCYALIGQNNVAKDVLSMAKLDFENSKYDYHTYGSSDRNRAMALETYVLGKDKGKAQDLAKTIAERISESRWLSTQTTAYSLIAMAKFANLVGGKGIKAVVTVNGHSKNVVTPKTLATRELSIKKGANTMELKNDEASTLFVTIVNQGILPVGEEKVIQRNLVAKIGFKGRNGSQLDVTQMTQGTDFVAEVTLTNTTSKEIKDIALTEIFPSGWEIVNTRFTDFGEFADNKVTYTDIRDDRSNFYFDMKKNESKTLRVLMNASYLGRYYLPGVQAEAMYDNEYMVRTKGQWVEVVQ
- a CDS encoding glycosyltransferase domain-containing protein, with the protein product MRKLVIYTIALGPDFGFVPQKSIEGVDFFAFTDDPKKVCKPWKPILVKDDIKDKERLRSRHPKLLPHLYFNDYDTSIYIDSNYLVIGDIKKLVSSLGDFQMGVFDHNQCDDARNCVYEEHQALLELGKQRGAYKDKPDIMEKQIQFFKSEGYPTENGLIFAAVLIRKHNDPQVIKVMEDWWAFVSTQSLRDQLSFNYVAWKNKFNYTIIPGDLRTGNPYFYFLASNRKSYLWRLIKYRIKNLLNYKLHP